In the Perca flavescens isolate YP-PL-M2 chromosome 20, PFLA_1.0, whole genome shotgun sequence genome, one interval contains:
- the lrrc57 gene encoding leucine-rich repeat-containing protein 57, with the protein MGNSALKSHLETSQKTGVFQLTAKGLQEFPEELQRLTSNLRTVDLSGNKIEVLPPAIGNFLQLKSLTLNSNRLASLPDEIGKLKKLETLSLNGNRIQQLPPTLGQLKALRTLNLSGNQILEFPPGLGTLRHLDLLDLSRNQIRNVPAAVSELQTIELNLNQNQISALSAEVSRCPRLKVLRLEENCLELSSIPTSILSDSQVSLFSVEGNLFEVKNLRDLEGYDKYMERFTATKKKFA; encoded by the exons ATGGGGAACAGCGCCCTGAAGTCTCACCTGGAAACCTCCCAGAAGACCGGTGTGTTCCAGCTGACAGCAAAGGGTCTGCAGGAG tttccagaggagctgcagagacTCACCAGCAACCTGCGGACGGTCGATCTGTCGGGGAACAAGATCGAGGTCCTTCCTCCCGCCATCGGAAACTTCCTGCAGCTCAAGAGTCTGACGCTAAACTCCAACAGACTCG CCAGTCTCCCCGATGAGATCGGGAAGCTGAAGAAGCTGGAGACTCTGAGTCTGAACGGGAACCGGATCCAGCAGCTGCCGCCGACTCTGGGCCAGCTCAAAGCGCTGCGGACCCTCAACCTGTCGGGGAACCAGATCCTGGAGTTCCCCCCCGGACTGGGAACCCTGAGACACCTGGACCTGCTGGACCTGTCCCGCAACCAGATCAGGAACGTCCCGGCGGCCGTGTCGGAGCTGCAGACCATCGAACTCAACCTCAACCAGAACCAG ATCTCGGCGCTGTCGGCGGAGGTGTCCCGCTGTCCCCGTCTGAAGGTCCTCCGTCTGGAGGAGAACTGTCTGGAGCTGTCGTCCATCCCGACGTCCATCCTCAGCGACTCGCAGGTGTCTCTGTTCTCCGTGGAGGGAAACCTGTTCGAGGTGAAGAACCTGCGAGACCTGGAGGGCTATGACAag
- the haus2 gene encoding HAUS augmin-like complex subunit 2 translates to MHRLDSSPFTVTPAASLLARCVSRGALSQEEIDSASSSLSPAFSAHLHEAEQRIRMQRQLDQLQLDVELLQQEKKSADISHTFYLTRRFQMLQVFCCHLQDVLKDQRSLGQRLMRPLGRTNLPVPAHLHRLVVDVVTLLLDFIETLEEKMDSVHCRSTARDRLAQLNTSAAQLLGVVVELESLANQVLQRQEVQSSKQSDISA, encoded by the exons ATGCATCGCTTGGACTCGTCTCCGTTCACGGTGACTCCGGCTGCCAGCCTGTTGGCCAGGTGTGTCTCCAGAGGAGCTCTGTCTCAG GAGGAAATAGACTCCGCCTCCTCCAGCCTAAGCCCCGCCTTCTCTGCTCACCTGCACGAGGCTGAACAGCGAATCAGAATGCAGAGACAGCTGGACCAG TTGCAGCTGGACGTGGAGCTGCTGCAACAAGAGAAGAAGAGCGCAGACATCTCGCACACTTTCTACCTCA CTCGGAGGTTCCAGATGCTCCAGGTGTTCTGCTGTCACCTGCAGGACGTCCTGAAGGACCAGAGGAGTCTGGGGCAGAGGCTGATGAGGCCACTGGGACGCACCAACCTGCCGGTCCCGGCACACCTGCACAG GTTGGTGGTGGACGTGGTGACGTTGCTGCTGGACTTCATCGAGACTCTGGAGGAGAAGATGGACTCGGTCCACTGCCGCTCAACCGCCAGAGACCGCCTCGCTCAGCTG AATACATCTGCTGCCCAGTTACTGGGTGTTGTGGTGGAGCTGGAGAGTTTAGCCAATCAGGTTCTACAGAGGCAGGAAGTCCAGAGCAGCAAACAGAGTGACATCTCTGCATGA